A genomic region of Bacteroidales bacterium contains the following coding sequences:
- a CDS encoding electron transfer flavoprotein subunit alpha/FixB family protein, whose translation MNNVLIYTENFDGKFKKSVYEIASYGSEIARKLGGQVIAISLGDVAEDELKSLGTYGISKVLKVSGEAFNTLQNQAYATVIAQAAKQENAGVIIFSASNTAKAIAPRVSVKLKAGMVFAATGLPSNLAPFTIPKKVFHGKAFADVVVNSECKIISLSQNSFGVKEHPAEVTIEAMQAEAPATSKIRVTDTQKASGKILLNDAEIIVSGGRGMKSAENWQPIEELAEILGAATACSRPISDEGWRPHSEHVGQTGKIVAPNLYFALGISGAIQHLAGVSSSKVIVAINTDKDAPIFQAADYGIVGDVQKVLPQLNDAFRKFKAEN comes from the coding sequence ATGAACAACGTACTGATATACACCGAAAATTTCGACGGCAAGTTTAAAAAATCCGTTTACGAAATTGCTTCTTATGGTTCGGAAATAGCCCGAAAACTGGGTGGGCAGGTCATCGCCATTTCCCTGGGAGATGTGGCCGAAGATGAGCTAAAGTCTTTGGGTACTTATGGCATCAGCAAAGTGCTGAAGGTTTCCGGCGAAGCATTTAATACTTTACAAAACCAGGCTTATGCCACTGTCATTGCGCAGGCAGCCAAACAGGAAAACGCCGGCGTCATCATCTTTTCAGCATCCAATACCGCCAAAGCCATTGCGCCACGCGTATCCGTAAAATTAAAGGCCGGGATGGTATTTGCCGCAACCGGACTTCCTTCCAACCTGGCTCCGTTTACAATTCCCAAAAAAGTATTCCACGGCAAGGCTTTCGCAGATGTAGTCGTAAACAGCGAATGCAAAATCATTAGCTTGTCGCAAAATAGTTTTGGTGTAAAAGAGCACCCTGCCGAAGTAACCATCGAAGCGATGCAGGCGGAAGCACCAGCAACATCAAAAATCCGTGTAACCGACACACAAAAAGCCAGTGGTAAAATACTGCTCAACGATGCCGAGATCATCGTTTCGGGTGGCCGCGGTATGAAAAGCGCCGAAAACTGGCAGCCCATCGAAGAGCTGGCCGAAATACTGGGCGCCGCCACCGCCTGCTCACGACCCATTTCCGACGAAGGATGGCGCCCCCATTCAGAGCACGTTGGGCAAACCGGAAAAATAGTTGCTCCCAATTTATATTTTGCCCTGGGAATCTCCGGAGCCATTCAGCACCTTGCCGGTGTGAGTTCTTCAAAGGTTATCGTGGCCATTAATACCGACAAAGATGCTCCCATTTTCCAGGCTGCCGATTATGGTATTGTAGGCGATGTGCAGAAAGTGCTGCCGCAGCTGAACGATGCTTTCAGGAAATTTAAAGCTGAAAATTAA
- a CDS encoding electron transfer flavoprotein subunit beta/FixA family protein, whose product MKILVCISNVPDTTTRIKLSGDQNAIDLSSVQWIINPWDELALTRALELKEASGGSIPSVSIIHVGNAGSEATLRKALAIGADDAIRVDAAPADAYAVAHEIAEAIKDKNYDLILCGIESSDYNGSAMGGMLAEFLNMESVSSVSKIEIEGNEIKLNREIAGGFEVVSAAAPVIAIVQKGIAIEPRIPSMRGIMMARKKPLEVVPAAGAEALTEFVHYTPPQPKAACKMIEADNAAELVSLLHNEAKII is encoded by the coding sequence ATGAAAATACTAGTCTGTATCAGCAATGTACCCGATACTACCACCCGCATCAAACTCAGCGGCGACCAGAACGCCATCGACCTGAGCAGCGTGCAGTGGATCATCAATCCGTGGGATGAGCTGGCGCTTACACGCGCTCTGGAACTCAAAGAAGCTTCCGGTGGCAGCATCCCGTCGGTGAGCATTATCCATGTTGGCAATGCCGGCTCCGAAGCCACTTTGCGCAAAGCGTTGGCCATTGGTGCCGACGACGCTATCCGCGTAGATGCCGCGCCAGCCGATGCTTATGCAGTAGCCCACGAAATAGCCGAAGCCATAAAAGATAAAAACTACGATCTGATCCTTTGCGGAATAGAATCATCCGACTACAACGGATCGGCAATGGGTGGCATGCTGGCCGAGTTTCTGAATATGGAATCCGTGTCGTCGGTTTCGAAAATAGAAATTGAAGGCAACGAGATAAAACTTAACCGGGAAATAGCCGGTGGTTTTGAAGTTGTTTCAGCTGCTGCTCCGGTGATTGCAATTGTGCAGAAAGGTATTGCAATCGAACCACGCATCCCTTCGATGCGGGGAATTATGATGGCGCGTAAAAAACCACTCGAAGTTGTTCCTGCCGCAGGTGCCGAAGCTCTGACCGAATTTGTGCATTACACACCGCCGCAGCCCAAAGCAGCCTGCAAAATGATAGAGGCCGACAATGCCGCTGAGCTGGTGAGCCTGCTTCACAACGAAGCCAAAATTATTTAA
- a CDS encoding acyl-CoA dehydrogenase — translation MNFDYTEEHLMIKQAARDFARKLEADVIERDHTATYPTAHVKEMAELGFLGMMIDPKYGGGGMDSLSYALAIEEISKIDSSVAVIMSVHNSLVSYGLEKYGTEEQKQKFLPRMATGEHIGAFLLSEPEAGSDATSQKTLAEDKGDHYLLNGIKNWITSADHSSIYIVIAQTDPDKKHHGINALIVDRHSPGISLGPHEDKMGMRSSDTHSVMFNDVKVPKENRLGEDGFGFKFAMKALEAGRIGISAQATGIAAGAYERALQYSQERKTFGRPISDHQAIAFKLADMYLKIENARNLVHKAAWLKDNNKPYSLAGSMAKLYAADIAMEVTTEAVQIHGGYGFVKEYHVERLMREAKLTQIYEGTSEIQKIVISRSILKSK, via the coding sequence ATGAATTTTGATTACACCGAAGAACATCTGATGATAAAACAGGCTGCCCGCGATTTTGCCCGCAAGCTTGAAGCCGACGTTATAGAGCGCGACCACACGGCCACTTATCCGACGGCTCATGTTAAAGAGATGGCAGAGCTTGGATTTTTGGGTATGATGATCGATCCGAAATATGGCGGCGGCGGCATGGACAGTTTGTCGTATGCGTTGGCAATAGAAGAGATTTCGAAAATCGACTCTTCGGTGGCGGTCATTATGTCGGTGCACAACTCGCTGGTAAGCTATGGCCTGGAGAAATACGGCACGGAAGAGCAGAAACAAAAATTTCTGCCACGCATGGCCACCGGTGAACATATCGGCGCTTTTCTGCTCTCGGAGCCTGAAGCCGGCTCTGATGCCACTTCACAAAAAACGCTGGCCGAAGACAAGGGTGATCATTATCTGCTCAACGGCATCAAAAACTGGATTACCAGCGCCGACCATTCATCCATTTATATAGTGATAGCACAAACCGATCCTGATAAAAAACACCACGGCATCAACGCGCTCATCGTCGATCGTCATTCTCCGGGCATCAGTCTGGGGCCGCACGAAGACAAAATGGGCATGCGCAGCAGCGATACCCATTCGGTGATGTTTAACGACGTAAAAGTGCCCAAAGAGAACCGCCTGGGCGAGGATGGCTTTGGTTTTAAATTCGCTATGAAAGCCCTCGAAGCTGGTAGAATTGGCATTTCCGCACAGGCTACCGGAATTGCTGCGGGTGCTTACGAAAGGGCGCTGCAGTACTCGCAGGAGCGAAAAACCTTTGGTCGCCCTATCTCAGATCACCAGGCCATCGCTTTTAAGCTTGCGGATATGTATCTTAAAATAGAAAATGCACGTAACCTGGTGCACAAAGCTGCCTGGCTCAAAGACAACAACAAACCTTATTCGCTGGCCGGTTCGATGGCCAAGCTTTATGCTGCCGACATTGCCATGGAAGTAACCACCGAAGCTGTTCAGATACACGGCGGCTATGGATTCGTGAAAGAATATCACGTAGAAAGATTGATGCGCGAAGCCAAGCTTACGCAGATTTATGAAGGCACCTCCGAGATACAAAAGATCGTGATCTCGCGCAGCATTCTCAAAAGCAAATAA
- a CDS encoding tryptophanase → MELPFAETYKIKMVEIIRRSTRQEREQWIKDARYNLFNVRSNQVFIDLITDSGTGAMSDMQWSEMMLGDESYAGASSYYKLKNAITTLLGFPYFLPTHQGRAAENVLFSALVKKDDVVPGNSHFDTTKGHIEYRKATAIDCTIDEAFDTQIDHPFKGNINLEKLEDVLKKYPRERIPMIVVTVTCNSSGGQPVSMENLRQVYALAQSYGIRVVFDSARFAENAYFIKMREKGYADKTIKEIVAEMFSYADAMTMSSKKDAIVNMGGFIGFKDEALWKKAQTFTIMYEGFITYGGMSGRDMNAVAQGLHEGTEFQYLDTRIRQVAYLGDKLKEYNVPVQEPFGGHAIFVDAKRFLPHLPKEQFAAQTLAIETYLEGGVRTVEIGALLADRDPVTRENRYPKLELLRLAIPRRTYTNSHMDYIAATLANVYERRNEITKGFRITQEAPIMRHFTVELEPVV, encoded by the coding sequence ATGGAATTACCATTTGCAGAAACCTATAAAATTAAGATGGTGGAAATCATCCGCCGCAGCACCCGCCAGGAGCGTGAGCAGTGGATCAAAGACGCTCGTTACAACCTTTTCAACGTACGCAGCAACCAGGTATTTATCGACCTGATCACCGACTCGGGCACCGGCGCCATGAGCGACATGCAATGGTCGGAGATGATGCTTGGCGACGAGAGCTACGCCGGCGCTTCTTCCTATTACAAACTCAAGAATGCCATCACCACGCTGTTGGGATTTCCCTATTTCCTGCCTACCCACCAGGGACGTGCAGCCGAAAACGTACTTTTTTCCGCGTTGGTAAAAAAAGATGACGTGGTACCCGGCAACTCCCATTTCGACACCACCAAAGGCCACATCGAATATCGTAAGGCTACCGCCATCGACTGCACCATCGACGAAGCATTCGACACACAAATCGATCACCCTTTCAAAGGAAACATCAACCTGGAAAAGCTGGAAGATGTTTTGAAAAAATATCCCCGCGAACGCATCCCCATGATCGTGGTCACGGTTACCTGCAACTCGTCGGGCGGACAACCCGTTTCGATGGAAAACCTGCGTCAGGTTTATGCGTTGGCACAATCCTACGGCATACGCGTGGTATTCGACTCAGCACGCTTTGCCGAGAACGCCTATTTCATCAAGATGCGCGAAAAGGGCTATGCCGACAAAACCATCAAAGAAATCGTTGCCGAGATGTTCAGCTATGCCGATGCTATGACCATGAGCAGCAAGAAAGACGCGATTGTAAACATGGGTGGTTTTATAGGATTTAAAGACGAAGCGCTCTGGAAAAAGGCGCAGACCTTCACCATCATGTACGAGGGCTTTATCACCTACGGCGGCATGTCGGGACGCGACATGAACGCTGTGGCACAGGGACTGCACGAAGGTACCGAGTTCCAGTATCTCGACACACGAATCCGTCAGGTAGCTTATCTGGGTGATAAGCTCAAAGAGTACAATGTTCCGGTGCAGGAACCTTTTGGCGGCCATGCCATCTTTGTGGATGCCAAACGCTTTTTGCCACACCTGCCCAAAGAACAATTTGCCGCACAAACGCTGGCCATCGAAACTTACCTCGAAGGCGGCGTGCGCACCGTAGAAATTGGCGCCCTGCTGGCCGACCGCGATCCCGTAACACGCGAAAACCGTTATCCCAAACTTGAGCTGCTGCGACTTGCCATCCCGCGAAGGACTTACACCAACAGCCACATGGATTATATAGCTGCCACGCTGGCCAACGTTTACGAACGCCGCAACGAGATTACCAAAGGCTTTAGAATAACACAGGAAGCTCCCATCATGCGCCACTTTACCGTGGAGCTGGAGCCAGTGGTTTAA
- a CDS encoding T9SS type A sorting domain-containing protein — protein sequence MKHLKPFTISVLLCVLFGFGMSAQNYVPFPASDAEWNEVLYHGQPISQTNYTYTMQGDTVIEDMVYQNIYYQDTVLPTDELYYAASIRQDTLAKKVHARNYEFLPDNEEVLLYDFSKSIGDTVVVGVEDISLGYYIIDHIDSILTGNMYRKTFYFTGIFSDYYWIEGIGSTGGLFAPVRPIPTGPHWWYNTCFWHDGELQFMNPEFNNCFPILTSVDEDAAKPQSNSLTASPNPTHTGGILLDIKDLECFPNAELKVFDIYGKTIHHETVAPHQSATRLDTSRWPAGIYIAAIFSNGQIKDKCKLVVE from the coding sequence ATGAAACATTTAAAACCGTTCACAATCAGCGTTTTGCTGTGCGTGCTGTTTGGTTTCGGCATGTCGGCGCAAAACTATGTTCCGTTCCCCGCTTCTGATGCCGAATGGAACGAAGTGCTATACCACGGGCAACCCATATCCCAAACCAACTACACCTACACGATGCAGGGCGATACCGTGATCGAGGACATGGTGTATCAAAACATTTATTACCAGGATACGGTGTTGCCCACCGATGAGCTTTACTATGCAGCCTCCATCCGCCAGGATACGCTTGCCAAAAAAGTGCATGCCCGGAATTATGAGTTTCTGCCGGATAATGAAGAAGTGCTTTTGTATGATTTTTCTAAAAGTATCGGGGATACTGTTGTTGTTGGCGTAGAAGATATAAGCCTTGGATATTACATCATCGACCATATCGATTCCATTTTAACCGGAAACATGTACCGGAAGACATTTTATTTTACCGGTATCTTTTCGGATTACTACTGGATTGAAGGCATTGGCAGTACCGGAGGATTATTTGCACCGGTTCGTCCTATTCCCACTGGACCACATTGGTGGTACAACACCTGCTTTTGGCATGATGGAGAATTACAATTTATGAACCCTGAATTTAATAATTGTTTCCCCATCCTCACATCTGTGGATGAAGATGCCGCAAAACCGCAAAGCAATTCATTAACAGCCAGTCCCAACCCCACCCATACCGGGGGAATCCTTTTGGATATAAAAGATCTGGAGTGTTTTCCAAATGCTGAGCTAAAAGTGTTCGATATTTACGGTAAGACAATCCACCACGAAACCGTAGCTCCGCACCAGAGTGCAACCCGGCTGGACACAAGCCGATGGCCGGCAGGAATCTATATCGCCGCTATCTTTAGCAACGGGCAAATAAAGGATAAGTGTAAGCTGGTGGTGGAGTAG
- a CDS encoding NAD(P)/FAD-dependent oxidoreductase, translating into MSPIYFQDVEIKLPTNYQEEVLRKKVAAKAGVKKFRWELLQQSLDARHKADIFWLARVRIFSQERKGEIYETPPQLNIHYQKRPQHVVVVGSGPAGFFAALVLQKSGFNVTLLEKGPEAGKRYQSVLDFEQGKSAFNSHANYCHGEGGAGTFSDGKLTSRTKGIALEKQFVFDTYISAGAPEEIRYLARPHIGSDNLRRIVPELRRQFQSLGGRMIFDSEVIDIKITGRRCTEVITAQQTYPCDMLLMAPGHSSYATYRMLHRHGIAFRLKPFAIGVRVEHPQPLINRSQWGREHLPGLKAADYTLTHKASNGLPVYSFCMCPGGKVVPSAPAEMQNIVNGVSDYARNSPFANAAIVAGLHPEQVPGNKTVDFAGMLAWMEKLEQRVFDLTKSYAAPGNRIADFLLDKTAATLPANSYPFEVFPHDFRQLLPAATIAAFKEGMSNFSRKIKGFETGVMIGLETKTSAPVQVIRDEHRRCDGFDNIYILGEGSGYAGGITSSAVDGVKAAMAIAGNEYISI; encoded by the coding sequence ATGTCACCAATCTATTTTCAGGATGTTGAAATAAAACTCCCTACAAACTATCAGGAGGAGGTGCTGCGAAAGAAGGTAGCGGCCAAAGCGGGCGTTAAAAAATTTAGGTGGGAACTTTTACAGCAAAGCCTTGATGCGCGGCACAAGGCCGATATTTTTTGGCTGGCGCGTGTGCGGATCTTTTCGCAGGAACGCAAAGGTGAAATTTACGAAACTCCGCCGCAGCTCAATATTCATTACCAAAAGCGGCCGCAGCATGTTGTGGTGGTGGGCAGCGGTCCGGCTGGATTTTTTGCCGCGCTGGTGTTGCAGAAGTCGGGTTTTAATGTCACCTTGCTCGAGAAAGGCCCCGAAGCCGGCAAACGTTACCAGTCGGTTCTGGATTTTGAACAAGGAAAATCTGCTTTTAATAGCCACGCCAACTACTGCCACGGCGAAGGAGGTGCAGGTACTTTTTCCGATGGCAAGCTTACCTCCCGCACCAAAGGAATAGCGCTGGAGAAGCAATTCGTTTTTGATACCTACATAAGCGCCGGCGCTCCAGAGGAGATTCGGTATCTGGCGCGACCACACATCGGCAGCGATAACCTGCGGCGCATTGTTCCGGAGCTGCGCCGGCAATTTCAATCCCTGGGCGGGCGCATGATTTTCGACAGCGAAGTTATTGACATCAAAATCACCGGCAGGCGTTGCACCGAAGTTATCACCGCACAGCAAACTTATCCTTGCGATATGCTGCTGATGGCGCCAGGACATTCGTCGTACGCCACCTACAGAATGTTGCACCGCCACGGCATTGCTTTTCGGCTCAAGCCTTTTGCTATTGGGGTGCGCGTGGAGCATCCGCAGCCGCTTATCAACCGCTCGCAGTGGGGCAGGGAGCACTTGCCCGGGCTAAAAGCTGCCGATTATACACTCACCCACAAAGCCTCCAACGGGCTTCCAGTCTATTCGTTTTGTATGTGTCCAGGCGGTAAAGTGGTTCCTTCTGCTCCGGCCGAAATGCAAAACATCGTGAATGGCGTTTCGGATTATGCCCGCAATTCGCCCTTTGCTAACGCAGCCATCGTGGCGGGTTTGCATCCGGAACAAGTACCGGGCAACAAAACGGTTGACTTCGCCGGCATGCTTGCGTGGATGGAAAAGCTGGAGCAACGCGTTTTTGATCTTACAAAAAGTTATGCCGCTCCCGGAAACCGGATAGCTGATTTTTTATTGGATAAAACTGCAGCCACGCTTCCTGCCAACAGCTATCCTTTTGAAGTTTTTCCCCATGACTTCAGGCAGTTGTTGCCTGCCGCAACTATCGCGGCATTCAAAGAGGGGATGAGCAACTTTAGCCGCAAGATCAAAGGTTTTGAAACGGGGGTGATGATTGGACTGGAAACTAAAACCAGTGCGCCCGTGCAGGTAATTCGCGATGAACACCGCCGTTGTGATGGTTTTGATAATATTTATATCCTGGGTGAAGGAAGCGGCTATGCCGGCGGAATTACCAGCTCAGCGGTAGATGGTGTGAAAGCTGCGATGGCGATTGCAGGAAATGAATACATTTCGATTTAA
- a CDS encoding C25 family cysteine peptidase, whose product MKKIFLNVFLLFAFVGLMANNGYDLQYKQGASGSATLQFTIKDYSIRTVTLDGTVFSAIDFARNVTTKEQGFAELPFINANIQLDPVKNMIMQVSALSFVDLQVEAPLVPSRGVIYRDQDPSTIPYVIAPESITNTFFPAEVATFTDPFIIKDVRGATVYIYPFSYNAVTNTVRVYTNIEVTLTPDDSAPVNPLYSTSGKYFPAMEGLYTSLFMNYENQQDVMDMGEVGDILVITTARDEAAIQPYIDWKREKGFGVYKEVVATGTNVKSLIQQSYNANNDILYVQLVGDWADIKSETAGYSNAPTDPMLGCVVGTDYFPEIAIGRFSANNPAQVTVQVNKTIEYEKNPEGTWYPNAIGIASTQGPGDDGEKDYEHIDIIYNHKLHPFTYNNMYTAYDPSGNSTMVKNYLEQGASIINYCGHGSQTSWGSSGFSSSNVNSLTNGNKLPFIFSVACVNGAFHSGDCFAEAWLRKENGGAIMTLMSTINQSWDPPMRGQDYFNDIITGGYNYATNPGNGISTTEGRTIIGSIVVNGLVLMYTESSGSSDLETLQTWITFGDASLQIRTDEAAPVTVSNNVMLVGADFETTVNLNGAPFEGAMVALSQDEIFASAYSDENGYVSIPNNFQPGDVKLVVTAFNGETIYENIQCIPPTGPYVIFNQVAVNTPSGKLIYGEASTLNLAMKNVGVANATNVLVTITTDDEYVAITDATENFGTIAPDAIVTIENAFAVEVANDVPNGHNVAFNVTATGSETWESTFVLTATAGVLKFDAFTISDITGNNNGKLDPGESATISVSITNAGGAMADNVVGDLTSSDMYLTIHSSSMSYGVLEAGESAVAEFEVTADEATPAGHQVNLDFEMTAEKDLMATDGFTIVVGQIPVLIVDKDGNHNSANKIADALDEIGLAYDEVTNLPADLNLYSSIFVSLGIYNNNTSLSNADGQKLADYLNAGGKLYMEGGDTWYFNTPTPVHSMFGLNGTADGSGDLGTIVGVVGTFTEGMSMSYTGDNNWIDRMVATTGTLILNNQSPSYGTAVANDGGVYKTIGASHEFGGIATGRIELMEAYLDFFGMMPATLVSNFTASVTEGCAGMEVTYTDASLGAVSWLWTFPGGTPEISTEQNPVVVYNTKGVYNVTLEISDGTDSQQMTKYNYIHVDDVPAKAGAIDGDVAVGNGETEMYQTQMLDNCTLYEWVLIPAEAGVMSMNMNEVEIVWSETYVGSAILKVCGGNDCGMGEYSDGLEIMVMDPTGINDISTKGVSVYPNPTTGIFNLQLNSTQETTYELTLMNALGVQVMAETLKINGAAIHSIDLSNMAQGVYYLYLRSNCGIIIEKIIKE is encoded by the coding sequence ATGAAAAAAATCTTTTTAAATGTTTTTCTTCTTTTTGCTTTTGTTGGTCTGATGGCTAATAACGGCTACGACCTACAGTACAAGCAAGGTGCCTCTGGTAGTGCCACCCTGCAATTTACAATCAAAGATTATAGTATCAGAACCGTTACTCTTGATGGTACTGTGTTTTCGGCTATCGATTTTGCTCGTAACGTTACCACCAAAGAACAAGGCTTTGCGGAGCTTCCATTTATCAATGCCAATATTCAGCTCGATCCTGTAAAGAATATGATCATGCAGGTTTCGGCTCTTTCTTTTGTTGATTTACAGGTAGAAGCCCCGCTGGTGCCTTCGCGTGGAGTGATCTACCGCGACCAGGATCCCTCGACGATTCCATACGTTATTGCTCCCGAATCGATTACCAACACTTTTTTCCCCGCTGAAGTTGCTACGTTCACCGATCCTTTTATTATTAAAGACGTGCGCGGTGCTACCGTTTACATCTATCCTTTCAGCTACAATGCGGTTACGAATACCGTTCGCGTTTACACAAATATCGAAGTAACCCTTACACCTGACGACTCTGCTCCGGTGAATCCGTTGTACAGCACCTCGGGGAAATATTTCCCGGCAATGGAAGGTCTTTACACTTCATTATTTATGAATTACGAAAACCAGCAGGATGTGATGGACATGGGCGAAGTCGGCGATATTCTAGTTATCACCACTGCCCGCGACGAAGCTGCCATCCAGCCATACATCGACTGGAAGAGGGAAAAAGGTTTTGGGGTTTATAAAGAAGTGGTTGCTACCGGCACCAACGTGAAAAGCCTTATCCAGCAGAGTTACAACGCAAACAATGACATTCTTTACGTACAGCTCGTGGGCGACTGGGCCGACATAAAATCAGAAACGGCTGGCTATTCCAATGCTCCTACGGATCCGATGCTGGGCTGTGTGGTAGGTACCGATTATTTCCCGGAAATTGCTATCGGTCGTTTTTCGGCAAACAATCCGGCTCAGGTTACCGTGCAAGTAAATAAGACTATCGAATACGAAAAGAATCCCGAAGGAACCTGGTATCCCAATGCTATTGGTATTGCCAGTACCCAGGGCCCCGGCGATGATGGCGAGAAGGATTATGAACACATCGACATAATCTATAATCACAAGCTCCATCCGTTTACTTATAATAACATGTACACCGCCTACGACCCATCGGGGAATTCCACTATGGTGAAAAACTATCTGGAGCAAGGCGCCAGCATTATAAACTATTGCGGCCATGGCTCACAAACTTCCTGGGGTTCCAGTGGCTTTAGCAGTTCTAATGTAAATAGCCTTACCAATGGCAACAAACTGCCCTTTATTTTCTCGGTTGCTTGTGTTAATGGTGCTTTTCATTCGGGCGACTGTTTTGCCGAAGCCTGGCTCCGGAAAGAAAACGGCGGCGCCATTATGACGCTTATGTCAACCATCAACCAGTCTTGGGATCCGCCAATGCGTGGTCAGGACTATTTTAATGATATTATTACTGGTGGTTATAATTACGCCACCAATCCCGGCAACGGTATCAGTACCACCGAAGGCCGCACAATTATTGGCTCTATCGTTGTTAACGGGCTCGTTTTGATGTACACCGAGAGCAGCGGTTCTTCCGACCTGGAGACCCTGCAAACATGGATTACTTTTGGTGATGCCTCTTTGCAGATAAGAACCGACGAAGCCGCTCCGGTTACCGTTTCTAATAATGTGATGCTGGTAGGTGCCGATTTCGAAACCACAGTTAACCTTAATGGTGCTCCTTTTGAAGGCGCGATGGTTGCGCTTTCGCAAGATGAAATCTTTGCCAGTGCCTATTCTGATGAAAACGGTTATGTATCCATTCCTAATAATTTCCAGCCCGGCGACGTGAAGCTCGTTGTTACGGCTTTCAACGGCGAAACTATTTACGAAAACATCCAGTGTATCCCACCAACCGGCCCTTACGTAATCTTCAACCAGGTGGCTGTTAATACACCTTCCGGTAAACTGATCTATGGTGAAGCTTCCACGCTTAATCTGGCCATGAAAAATGTGGGCGTTGCCAATGCTACCAATGTATTGGTTACCATCACTACCGACGACGAATATGTAGCCATCACGGATGCTACCGAAAACTTCGGAACCATTGCACCTGATGCAATTGTTACAATCGAAAATGCCTTTGCAGTAGAAGTTGCCAATGATGTTCCTAACGGACACAACGTAGCTTTCAATGTAACGGCTACCGGTAGCGAAACCTGGGAAAGCACATTTGTACTTACCGCCACGGCTGGCGTGCTGAAGTTTGATGCGTTTACCATTTCGGATATTACCGGAAACAACAACGGAAAGCTTGATCCGGGCGAATCAGCCACAATTTCGGTGTCGATAACTAATGCCGGTGGCGCTATGGCGGATAACGTTGTGGGTGACCTTACTTCCAGCGATATGTATCTCACCATCCATAGTTCTTCGATGAGTTACGGAGTTTTGGAAGCCGGTGAGAGCGCTGTAGCTGAATTTGAAGTTACCGCCGACGAAGCTACTCCGGCAGGTCATCAGGTGAATTTAGATTTTGAAATGACTGCTGAGAAAGATCTGATGGCCACCGACGGATTCACGATCGTAGTAGGCCAAATACCGGTACTCATCGTAGATAAGGACGGAAATCACAACTCAGCCAACAAAATAGCAGATGCCCTCGACGAGATTGGTCTGGCTTACGATGAAGTTACCAATCTGCCCGCCGATCTTAATCTTTATTCATCCATATTTGTGTCACTTGGTATTTATAACAACAATACTTCGCTAAGCAATGCCGACGGACAAAAGCTCGCCGACTACCTGAATGCCGGCGGCAAGCTGTACATGGAAGGTGGCGATACCTGGTATTTTAATACTCCCACACCTGTTCATAGTATGTTTGGGCTCAATGGCACTGCCGATGGCAGCGGCGATTTGGGAACTATAGTGGGGGTTGTAGGTACTTTTACCGAAGGCATGTCGATGTCCTACACTGGCGACAACAACTGGATAGACCGCATGGTGGCGACTACCGGTACTTTGATTCTTAACAATCAGTCGCCAAGCTATGGAACGGCCGTTGCCAACGATGGCGGCGTCTATAAAACTATTGGTGCCTCACACGAGTTTGGCGGCATTGCCACCGGACGCATCGAACTTATGGAAGCTTATCTCGACTTCTTCGGCATGATGCCCGCTACGCTGGTTTCCAACTTTACCGCCTCTGTCACCGAAGGTTGCGCCGGCATGGAAGTAACCTATACGGATGCTTCTCTTGGCGCCGTAAGCTGGCTGTGGACTTTCCCCGGCGGTACTCCCGAAATCTCCACCGAGCAAAATCCTGTGGTGGTTTACAACACCAAAGGCGTTTATAATGTAACCCTCGAAATCTCTGACGGAACCGATTCACAGCAGATGACAAAATACAATTACATCCATGTGGATGATGTTCCGGCAAAGGCTGGTGCTATCGATGGCGATGTAGCTGTTGGAAATGGCGAAACCGAGATGTATCAGACACAGATGCTCGACAATTGCACTCTTTACGAATGGGTGCTCATTCCTGCAGAAGCAGGCGTAATGTCGATGAATATGAATGAGGTTGAGATTGTTTGGAGCGAAACCTACGTGGGCAGTGCTATCCTGAAAGTATGTGGTGGCAACGACTGCGGCATGGGCGAATATTCTGACGGCCTCGAAATTATGGTGATGGATCCTACGGGCATCAACGATATTTCTACAAAAGGAGTAAGCGTTTATCCCAATCCTACCACCGGCATCTTCAATCTGCAACTCAACTCTACGCAGGAAACTACCTACGAGCTTACGCTGATGAATGCACTCGGTGTGCAAGTGATGGCCGAAACACTGAAAATAAATGGAGCGGCTATCCACAGCATCGATCTTTCGAATATGGCACAGGGAGTTTATTATCTGTATCTTCGCAGCAACTGCGGAATAATCATCGAAAAGATCATAAAAGAATAA